One window of the Arthrobacter sp. D5-1 genome contains the following:
- a CDS encoding class I SAM-dependent methyltransferase, translated as MFSAFRKYLLIPRLIRLSSAAPKDPRTAWDRFWGDIRSTGATGDVLWDSGSDHELNGYLPQMAKLDPSLPVVDVGCGNGSFTRLLAKHFPHALGLDYSANAVERARQESAGTTTASYAVCDMTAPDAAQTVATALEAAGWTGDANIFIRGVLHVLDRSGRAALAANLLPVVGTRGGVFLTETNFPGTPVDYVSHLGATRNSIPAPLEWAIRGLPMPGRFGAAQRAKAFAAADWNLIVEGSASIETRPLSNPSTPDLIPGYFALLRARQR; from the coding sequence ATGTTCTCCGCTTTCAGGAAGTACCTGCTGATTCCCCGCCTCATCAGGCTCTCTTCCGCTGCGCCCAAGGATCCCCGCACTGCCTGGGACCGGTTTTGGGGCGATATCCGCTCAACCGGTGCCACTGGCGACGTCCTGTGGGACTCGGGCAGCGACCATGAACTCAACGGCTACCTCCCCCAAATGGCTAAGTTGGACCCGTCTTTGCCCGTGGTGGACGTCGGATGCGGCAACGGCAGTTTCACGCGCCTGCTGGCCAAACACTTCCCGCACGCATTAGGGCTGGACTACTCTGCAAACGCGGTTGAGCGGGCACGGCAGGAGTCAGCAGGAACCACGACGGCGTCATATGCGGTCTGCGACATGACGGCACCGGACGCAGCGCAGACTGTCGCTACGGCCCTCGAAGCGGCAGGCTGGACGGGGGATGCGAACATCTTCATCCGTGGTGTCCTGCACGTTCTGGACCGAAGCGGCCGCGCCGCGTTGGCTGCGAACCTGCTGCCCGTCGTCGGGACCCGCGGAGGCGTGTTCCTGACTGAAACCAACTTTCCGGGCACGCCGGTGGACTACGTCAGCCATCTGGGTGCCACCCGCAATTCCATTCCCGCCCCGTTGGAGTGGGCCATCCGCGGGCTGCCGATGCCCGGCCGGTTCGGGGCGGCACAACGGGCCAAGGCCTTCGCGGCGGCGGACTGGAACCTTATTGTTGAAGGCTCGGCGAGCATCGAGACGCGCCCGCTGAGCAATCCGTCAACCCCGGACCTGATCCCTGGATACTTCGCACTCCTCCGGGCCCGCCAGCGCTAA
- a CDS encoding STAS/SEC14 domain-containing protein gives MDHPATPQDHQQVTFELELEEQGILRLTWPRGARIKEPDAQRAMDRVNELCGEERHPMIVDMATTDDVTRGARSVFAKPCQANRIALWGSSPVDRVIANFFLGIMKPPCPTKFFTSETEALEWLVEA, from the coding sequence GTGGACCACCCAGCAACACCGCAGGACCACCAACAGGTGACGTTCGAGCTGGAGCTCGAAGAACAAGGCATTCTTCGCCTGACATGGCCGCGCGGGGCAAGGATCAAGGAACCTGACGCCCAGCGGGCCATGGACCGGGTGAACGAGCTCTGCGGCGAGGAACGCCATCCCATGATCGTTGACATGGCCACCACGGACGATGTCACCCGGGGTGCCCGTTCCGTGTTTGCCAAACCGTGCCAGGCCAACCGCATCGCGCTCTGGGGCTCATCTCCGGTGGACAGGGTCATTGCCAACTTTTTTCTGGGCATCATGAAGCCTCCGTGCCCCACCAAGTTCTTCACTTCTGAAACAGAGGCGTTGGAGTGGCTGGTGGAGGCGTAG
- a CDS encoding ATP-binding protein: protein MGETVAGVQHARSAVVADSDKDRLAATTAALAAAGFSVFPAVDAAALAAHLQHQRPSVAVAESSLAHGLRSPGVPMLLVLASQESLDLREVESWRVADYVISPVQSGELVHRVETLIGRAAERARSRGEIEALRESLRNVSSAIRETNDPQLISDHVVRGFGEALDVDHVWFATFRDERVPTIRAQWNRLGLPLLPARLGESENAIIEAANRLWADADVLAVADHREDPDSRIATALREWSGELDPVSTVLLPVGEGATALGIILLSTVRERHDWTRPEIALMQHVAGNVAHGLIQGHLISAQQRVLHQLRQLDKAKTDFLATVNHELRTPLTSITAYLDMIQDGSGGPVPDGIRKMLDVIARNSNRLRRLIEDMLTVSMQDGSNLDLKPVDIAKLLQVVVATLRPLAESRHVSLSFTDGTDDIEVTADEAKLEQVFTNIVANAIKFTPEGGRVGITSSVSDSEGGGLALVEIADNGLGIPEHDLPHIFTRFYRASNATSAAVPGSGLGLAIAHDIISRHMGRLLLDSTLGSGTTVSVELPVGGP, encoded by the coding sequence GTGGGCGAGACCGTTGCCGGCGTACAGCATGCCCGCTCCGCCGTAGTGGCGGATTCAGACAAGGACCGTTTGGCCGCGACGACGGCCGCCCTTGCCGCCGCGGGATTCAGCGTGTTCCCCGCCGTGGATGCCGCCGCCCTGGCCGCCCATCTACAGCACCAGCGCCCCTCGGTTGCGGTGGCTGAGAGTTCCCTGGCACACGGACTGCGCAGCCCCGGGGTTCCCATGCTCCTGGTCCTTGCCTCCCAGGAATCCCTTGACCTCCGGGAAGTGGAATCCTGGCGCGTAGCGGACTACGTCATCAGCCCCGTGCAATCCGGGGAACTGGTCCACCGGGTTGAAACCCTTATCGGCCGGGCCGCCGAGCGCGCCCGTTCACGCGGCGAAATCGAAGCACTGCGCGAAAGCCTCCGCAATGTCTCCTCGGCGATCCGGGAGACCAATGATCCCCAATTGATCTCAGACCACGTGGTGCGTGGCTTCGGGGAGGCGCTGGACGTGGACCACGTATGGTTTGCTACCTTCCGCGACGAACGTGTTCCCACCATTCGTGCACAGTGGAACCGTCTTGGCCTTCCGCTGCTTCCCGCGAGGCTGGGTGAGAGCGAAAACGCCATTATCGAGGCCGCCAACAGGCTGTGGGCGGATGCGGACGTCCTGGCGGTCGCGGACCACCGCGAAGACCCCGACTCCAGGATCGCCACGGCACTGCGGGAGTGGTCAGGCGAGCTCGACCCTGTGTCCACCGTCCTTCTCCCCGTGGGTGAGGGAGCGACGGCGTTGGGCATCATCCTGCTCTCCACCGTCCGGGAACGGCACGATTGGACCCGCCCCGAGATCGCGCTGATGCAACACGTGGCCGGGAACGTGGCCCACGGACTCATCCAAGGCCACCTCATCAGCGCCCAACAGCGGGTCCTGCACCAGTTGAGGCAACTGGACAAGGCCAAGACCGACTTCCTGGCCACCGTCAACCATGAACTCCGGACTCCGCTGACCTCCATCACCGCCTACTTGGACATGATCCAGGACGGATCCGGCGGGCCGGTTCCCGACGGCATCAGGAAGATGCTCGATGTCATCGCCCGGAACTCCAACCGCCTCCGCAGGCTCATCGAGGACATGCTTACCGTGTCCATGCAGGACGGCAGCAACCTGGACCTCAAACCGGTGGATATTGCCAAGCTCCTCCAGGTGGTGGTGGCCACGCTTCGGCCGCTGGCAGAGTCCCGCCACGTTTCGTTGTCTTTTACCGATGGGACTGACGACATCGAGGTTACGGCCGACGAAGCGAAGCTGGAGCAGGTGTTCACCAACATCGTGGCCAACGCCATCAAGTTCACGCCCGAGGGCGGAAGGGTGGGCATCACCAGTTCGGTCTCGGACTCGGAGGGCGGCGGGCTGGCGCTGGTAGAGATCGCAGACAACGGCCTGGGCATTCCCGAGCACGATCTCCCCCACATCTTCACCCGCTTCTACCGGGCCTCCAACGCAACATCCGCGGCGGTCCCCGGCAGTGGGCTCGGACTGGCGATAGCGCACGACATCATCAGCCGCCACATGGGCCGCCTCCTGCTGGACTCCACCCTGGGGTCAGGCACCACGGTATCCGTGGAGTTGCCGGTGGGCGGGCCGTAG
- a CDS encoding EAL domain-containing protein — translation MSEGKMYSGNDPRLGLLLDGIVRLAAGDLNTRIEVSEARDEIDAVIMGTNLLAEDLQIVYEELEQRVRARTQQFNEAHLAMQHMAMTDPLTGLNNRSAFATALSEAQSSGAQSGRKAAILLLDMDGFKAINDSLGHTIGDKVLETVAYRITGAVRDQDMVARMGGDEFAVLIPDVTPAIAASIGNRILAAVVGVMEVEGHHLRCGASMGLRMADPGHRAEELMMEADIAMYESKADGRGKLKVFEPAMLHARQMRNQLVGELKEAISGSQLVLYYQPIIRLDTREIEGVEALVRWNHPTRGLVMPDEFIPIAEETGMISDLGGWVLRTAVGQLKQWRTDPLTSGHNFSMRINVSAADLQRLEFIEDVREALASAGLDPSLLVLELTESAVIQGNDLDRYTLNSLRRLGVGLEIDDFGTGYSSISYLRQLPVDTVKVDRTLLSALGSDPSQPALLAAVLQLIRACGLAAVWEGVESADQAEYLLSIGCTSGQGYYFSRPLPEEQLTEQLKHHKTWPVS, via the coding sequence ATGTCCGAAGGGAAAATGTACTCCGGCAACGACCCGCGCCTTGGGCTGCTCCTGGACGGAATCGTGAGGTTGGCCGCCGGGGATCTCAACACCAGAATCGAAGTCTCAGAGGCACGGGACGAAATCGATGCCGTGATCATGGGCACCAACCTCCTGGCCGAGGATCTCCAGATCGTTTACGAAGAGTTGGAGCAACGGGTGCGTGCCCGTACCCAGCAGTTCAATGAAGCCCACTTGGCGATGCAGCACATGGCAATGACTGATCCCCTCACAGGCCTGAACAACCGCTCAGCATTTGCCACGGCACTCAGCGAAGCCCAGTCCAGTGGGGCGCAGAGCGGCCGAAAGGCAGCCATCCTCCTCCTGGACATGGACGGGTTCAAAGCGATCAACGACTCCCTGGGGCACACTATCGGGGACAAGGTCCTGGAGACGGTGGCCTATCGGATCACCGGCGCCGTGCGGGATCAGGACATGGTGGCCCGCATGGGCGGAGACGAATTCGCGGTGCTGATCCCCGACGTGACTCCCGCTATCGCCGCCTCCATCGGCAACCGTATCCTTGCCGCAGTGGTGGGCGTTATGGAAGTCGAGGGCCATCACCTGCGTTGCGGTGCCAGCATGGGCCTCCGGATGGCCGATCCCGGCCACCGCGCGGAGGAACTGATGATGGAAGCAGACATCGCCATGTACGAATCCAAGGCCGACGGACGTGGCAAGCTCAAAGTCTTCGAACCCGCTATGCTGCACGCCAGGCAAATGCGGAACCAACTGGTGGGCGAACTCAAGGAAGCGATATCCGGCTCCCAGCTGGTGCTCTACTATCAGCCGATCATCCGGTTGGATACCCGCGAAATCGAGGGTGTGGAGGCGTTGGTCCGTTGGAACCACCCCACCCGCGGTCTCGTCATGCCGGACGAGTTCATTCCCATTGCAGAGGAAACCGGAATGATTTCCGATCTGGGCGGCTGGGTGCTCCGCACCGCCGTCGGGCAGTTGAAGCAATGGCGCACCGATCCCCTCACGTCGGGCCACAACTTCAGCATGCGCATCAACGTTTCGGCGGCGGATCTGCAGCGGCTGGAGTTCATTGAAGACGTCCGCGAGGCTTTGGCGTCCGCCGGGCTGGACCCGTCGCTCCTGGTCCTGGAACTGACAGAGAGCGCAGTCATTCAAGGTAATGACTTGGACCGCTACACGCTCAACAGCCTGCGCCGACTGGGTGTGGGACTGGAAATCGACGACTTTGGCACCGGCTACTCCTCCATCAGTTACCTGCGCCAGCTTCCAGTGGACACCGTCAAAGTGGACCGGACCCTGCTCTCAGCACTGGGCAGCGACCCCTCGCAACCCGCGCTGCTGGCCGCCGTGCTGCAGCTGATCCGGGCTTGCGGTTTGGCTGCGGTGTGGGAGGGCGTCGAAAGTGCCGACCAAGCCGAGTATCTCCTCAGCATCGGGTGCACCAGCGGCCAAGGGTACTACTTCAGCAGGCCGCTGCCTGAAGAGCAGCTGACCGAGCAGTTGAAGCACCACAAGACGTGGCCCGTCAGTTGA
- a CDS encoding GNAT family protein has translation MPEIELPITTDRLILRRFEAEDLDRFHGYQSLPETARFLLRNELTRTKSMEVLGRYANFEFNQEGDWICLAIERKDHPGLMGEVVLKWLEGTGQAEVGWILHPDAQGHGIATEAAEAVLRLAFETLSFHRVDAKLDALNEGSAGIAKRLGMRLEATLVDNWHYKGQWATENIYAILDSEWRTRHHPWTRTIN, from the coding sequence ATGCCCGAAATTGAGCTCCCCATCACCACAGACCGACTCATTCTGCGCCGCTTCGAAGCCGAGGACCTCGATCGCTTCCACGGATACCAGTCGCTTCCCGAAACTGCCCGGTTCCTTCTGCGCAATGAGCTGACCAGGACCAAATCCATGGAAGTCCTGGGCCGGTACGCCAACTTCGAGTTCAACCAGGAGGGAGATTGGATTTGCCTGGCCATCGAGAGGAAGGACCACCCGGGCCTCATGGGCGAGGTGGTGCTGAAATGGCTTGAGGGGACAGGGCAGGCAGAGGTGGGCTGGATTCTCCATCCTGATGCCCAGGGCCACGGCATTGCTACCGAAGCCGCGGAAGCCGTGTTGAGGCTTGCGTTCGAGACACTCTCATTCCACCGCGTTGACGCCAAGTTGGATGCCCTCAATGAAGGATCGGCCGGCATCGCCAAGCGCCTGGGCATGCGCCTGGAAGCGACGCTGGTGGACAACTGGCACTACAAGGGCCAGTGGGCCACGGAGAACATCTACGCGATTCTCGACTCCGAGTGGCGGACCCGCCACCATCCATGGACGCGGACCATCAACTGA
- a CDS encoding hotdog fold thioesterase: MVETTLSGASHHILTNDYASEWMGIEVLKLDDGHATIRMHLRQEMLNGFGMAHGGMIFAFGDTAFALACNPANPTPKQAANITVASGVDINFIKPAFQGQVITAVANRRASTGRSGLYDIQIYAAAPDADSAPDAGHGELIAEFRGRSRTISKK, translated from the coding sequence ATGGTTGAAACAACCCTCTCCGGTGCATCGCACCACATCCTGACGAACGACTACGCGTCAGAATGGATGGGCATCGAGGTCCTCAAGCTCGACGACGGGCACGCCACCATCCGCATGCACCTCCGCCAGGAGATGCTCAACGGATTCGGCATGGCCCACGGCGGAATGATCTTCGCCTTCGGGGACACCGCCTTCGCGCTGGCCTGCAACCCAGCCAACCCCACGCCCAAGCAAGCCGCCAACATCACGGTGGCGTCCGGCGTCGACATCAACTTCATCAAGCCCGCGTTCCAAGGCCAGGTGATCACCGCCGTCGCAAACCGCCGCGCGAGCACCGGCCGAAGCGGCCTGTACGACATCCAGATCTACGCAGCTGCGCCCGACGCCGATTCAGCCCCCGACGCCGGGCATGGTGAACTCATTGCCGAGTTCCGTGGCCGCAGCCGCACCATCTCCAAGAAGTAG
- the paaK gene encoding phenylacetate--CoA ligase PaaK yields MTQNTVAAPAVSSSKATAPVLDREETISRDELEALQLTRLKHTVAYAYDRVPLYKRKFDEAGVHPSDLRELSDLGKFPYTTKEDLRLEYPFGMFAVPQDQVARIHASSGTTGRPTVVGYTKQDLANWATLVARSFRASGVRPGMKVHNAYGYGLFTGGLGAHAGAEALGCTVIPMSGGQTERQIQLIQDFKPDAILATPTYLLTIADAMAHQGIDPTSTSLKYAVLGAEPWTEEMRHELETTMNIKASDIYGLSEVMGPGVAGEAVETQDGCHIWEDHFRPEIIDPFDHSTVLGDGEPGELVFTSLTKEALPIIRYRTKDLTRLLPGTARPAHRRMGRITGRSDDMIILRGVNLFPSQIEEIALRIPELSPHFQLEITRPEGKRMDSLTVKIERRENVSTDAGTTAAHTLREQIKIHIGSSCVVDVVEPGSLERSNGKLRRIYDMRPKG; encoded by the coding sequence ATGACGCAGAACACCGTGGCCGCACCCGCAGTTTCCTCCTCAAAAGCAACTGCCCCCGTGCTGGACCGTGAAGAAACCATCTCCCGCGACGAACTCGAGGCCCTGCAGCTCACCCGCCTGAAACACACCGTGGCGTACGCCTACGATCGCGTGCCTCTGTACAAGCGCAAGTTCGACGAAGCCGGCGTGCACCCCTCGGACCTCCGCGAGCTGAGCGACCTGGGGAAGTTCCCCTACACCACCAAGGAAGACCTCCGCCTGGAATACCCGTTCGGCATGTTCGCCGTCCCCCAGGACCAAGTGGCACGCATCCACGCGAGCTCCGGCACCACCGGCCGCCCCACCGTGGTTGGCTATACCAAGCAGGACCTCGCCAACTGGGCAACCTTGGTGGCCCGCTCCTTCCGCGCCTCCGGAGTCCGGCCCGGCATGAAGGTCCACAACGCCTACGGATACGGCCTCTTTACTGGCGGCCTCGGCGCACACGCCGGTGCTGAAGCGCTCGGCTGCACCGTCATCCCCATGTCCGGTGGCCAGACCGAACGCCAGATCCAGCTCATCCAGGACTTCAAACCGGACGCCATCCTTGCCACGCCCACCTACTTGCTGACCATCGCCGACGCCATGGCGCACCAAGGCATCGACCCCACCTCCACGTCACTCAAGTACGCCGTCCTGGGTGCCGAGCCGTGGACCGAAGAAATGCGCCACGAGCTCGAAACCACCATGAACATCAAGGCCTCGGACATCTACGGGCTCTCCGAAGTCATGGGCCCTGGCGTGGCCGGCGAAGCCGTTGAGACCCAGGACGGCTGCCACATCTGGGAGGATCACTTCCGCCCCGAAATCATCGACCCGTTCGATCACTCCACGGTCCTGGGCGACGGCGAACCCGGCGAACTCGTCTTTACTTCCCTGACCAAGGAAGCGCTCCCGATCATCCGGTACCGCACCAAGGACCTCACCCGCCTGCTCCCCGGCACCGCCCGCCCGGCGCACCGCCGCATGGGCCGCATCACCGGCCGCAGCGATGACATGATCATCCTCCGCGGCGTGAACCTGTTCCCGTCGCAGATCGAGGAAATCGCGCTCCGCATCCCGGAACTCAGCCCGCATTTCCAACTCGAAATCACCCGTCCCGAGGGCAAGCGCATGGATTCGCTGACCGTTAAGATCGAGCGCCGCGAGAACGTTTCCACCGATGCGGGCACGACGGCGGCGCACACCTTGCGTGAGCAGATCAAGATCCACATCGGGTCATCTTGCGTAGTGGACGTAGTAGAGCCCGGTTCCCTTGAGCGGTCCAACGGCAAGCTTCGCCGGATCTACGACATGCGCCCCAAGGGCTGA
- a CDS encoding TetR/AcrR family transcriptional regulator → MPTETTTKRGRPGYDQQSVLRIAVDVFNRHGYDATSMGILAENLGISKSAIYHHVPSKGDLLKLALDHALGGLEAILEEPAATSGPADARLEFVLRQTIAVLVDRLPFVTLLLRLRGNTEIERDALERRRAFDHKVAELISAAREDGSLRQDIDPRTVTRLLFGTINSIVEWYKPGGSLSPEKLADDVITMAFDGLHTAA, encoded by the coding sequence ATGCCTACTGAGACCACCACCAAGCGCGGACGGCCCGGTTACGACCAGCAGTCGGTGCTCCGCATCGCCGTCGACGTCTTCAACCGCCACGGGTACGATGCTACGTCCATGGGCATCCTGGCCGAGAACCTCGGGATCTCGAAGTCGGCTATCTACCATCACGTGCCGTCCAAGGGCGATCTGCTGAAGCTCGCCCTGGACCACGCGTTGGGCGGCCTTGAGGCCATCCTCGAGGAGCCTGCCGCCACGTCCGGGCCCGCCGATGCGCGGCTGGAGTTCGTGCTGCGGCAGACCATTGCGGTGCTGGTGGACCGGTTGCCCTTCGTCACGCTTCTCCTGCGACTCCGAGGCAACACGGAGATTGAGCGCGACGCCTTGGAACGCCGCCGCGCGTTCGACCACAAGGTAGCCGAACTCATCTCCGCCGCCCGCGAGGACGGCTCCCTGCGGCAGGACATCGATCCGCGCACCGTGACGCGCCTGCTGTTCGGCACTATCAACTCGATCGTGGAATGGTACAAGCCGGGCGGCTCGCTGTCCCCCGAGAAGCTCGCGGACGACGTCATCACCATGGCCTTCGACGGCCTCCACACGGCCGCCTGA
- the paaZ gene encoding phenylacetic acid degradation bifunctional protein PaaZ encodes MTTTAVAPETTAVATVPSYVQDAWWTPAPDARKVPVRDASTGEVLANVSTDGLDLAAVVNFARTTGQTELGKLTFHQRALKLKELAQYLNGRREELYESSSQSGATKIDNMIDIDGGIGVLFTFGSKGRRELPNSQVVVDGPMEVLSKDGSFAGEHIYTRIPGVAVQINAFNFPVWGMLEKFAPAFLAGVPTIVKPATPTGYVAAAAVKAIVESGILPAGALQLISGSARTILDELDYRDLVSFTGSASTANSLKGHKNVVQGGVRFTSETDSLNAAILGPDAVPGTPEFDAFVKAVVTEMTVKAGQKCTAIRRIIVPQSLTADVAAAIGARINERVVVGDPRAEGVTMGALASLEQLADVRAAVQSMLDAGGELAYGSLDTPSVTSVGGEVGVVEDGAFMSPVLLSWADAEAEEVHSLEAFGPVSSVLGYSDLADAVRLAARGSGSLVASVCTNDPSVAQELVLGIAAHHGRVHMLNREDARSSTGHGSPVPHLVHGGPGRAGGGEELGGIRSVLHHMQRTAIQGSPNMLTAVTGQWHTGADRNFTVETEGEHPFRKHLSTLRIGDAVRSELREVTLEDITAFANSTGDTFYAHTNQEAAEANPFFPGIVAHGYLLLSWAAGLFVEPAPGPVLANYGLENLRFITPVAAGDSIRVTLTAKKITPRETDEYGEVAWDAVLTNQNDEIVATYDVLTLVEK; translated from the coding sequence ATGACCACTACCGCAGTCGCCCCGGAAACCACAGCCGTTGCAACCGTCCCCAGCTACGTTCAGGATGCCTGGTGGACCCCGGCACCCGACGCCAGGAAGGTCCCGGTCCGCGATGCCAGCACCGGTGAAGTCCTGGCCAACGTGAGCACCGACGGACTGGACCTTGCCGCCGTCGTGAATTTCGCCCGCACCACAGGCCAAACTGAACTCGGGAAGCTGACGTTCCACCAGCGTGCGCTCAAGCTCAAGGAGCTTGCCCAGTACCTTAACGGCCGCCGTGAGGAGTTGTACGAGTCCTCGTCGCAGAGCGGCGCCACCAAGATCGACAACATGATCGACATTGACGGCGGCATTGGCGTGCTCTTCACTTTCGGCTCCAAGGGCCGCCGTGAATTGCCCAACTCGCAGGTCGTGGTGGACGGTCCCATGGAAGTGCTGTCCAAGGACGGCTCGTTCGCGGGCGAGCACATCTACACCCGCATCCCCGGCGTCGCAGTGCAGATCAATGCGTTCAACTTCCCCGTGTGGGGCATGCTGGAGAAGTTCGCTCCCGCCTTCCTCGCCGGTGTTCCCACCATAGTGAAGCCGGCGACGCCCACGGGCTACGTGGCCGCCGCTGCGGTCAAGGCCATCGTCGAATCGGGCATTTTGCCGGCTGGTGCCCTTCAGTTGATCTCCGGTTCGGCCCGGACCATCCTGGATGAACTCGACTACCGCGACCTCGTGTCCTTCACAGGATCGGCCTCAACGGCGAACTCGTTGAAAGGCCACAAGAACGTGGTCCAAGGCGGCGTCCGTTTCACGTCTGAAACCGACTCGCTCAACGCTGCGATCCTTGGCCCGGACGCTGTGCCCGGTACCCCGGAGTTCGACGCCTTCGTCAAAGCCGTCGTCACCGAGATGACCGTCAAGGCGGGACAGAAGTGCACGGCCATCCGCCGCATCATTGTTCCCCAGTCGCTCACGGCCGATGTTGCTGCTGCCATCGGCGCCCGTATCAACGAACGCGTCGTCGTCGGCGATCCCCGCGCCGAGGGCGTCACCATGGGTGCGCTGGCGTCGCTGGAACAGCTCGCCGATGTCCGCGCGGCAGTTCAGTCAATGCTCGACGCCGGCGGCGAGCTTGCGTACGGATCCCTCGATACGCCGTCGGTCACCTCAGTTGGCGGCGAAGTGGGGGTCGTGGAGGACGGCGCTTTCATGTCGCCCGTTCTCCTGAGCTGGGCGGACGCCGAAGCCGAGGAAGTACACTCGCTCGAGGCCTTCGGCCCGGTTTCCTCCGTGCTCGGTTACTCGGATCTGGCCGACGCCGTCCGCCTCGCAGCCCGCGGTTCCGGCTCCTTGGTAGCTTCGGTGTGCACCAACGATCCTTCCGTGGCGCAGGAGTTGGTGCTTGGCATCGCAGCCCACCACGGCCGCGTCCACATGCTCAACCGTGAAGACGCCCGCTCCTCCACCGGTCACGGATCCCCGGTTCCGCATCTGGTTCACGGCGGTCCGGGCCGCGCCGGTGGTGGCGAGGAACTCGGTGGCATTCGTTCCGTCCTGCACCACATGCAGCGCACCGCCATCCAGGGCTCCCCGAACATGCTGACCGCCGTCACGGGCCAGTGGCACACGGGCGCCGACCGCAACTTCACGGTGGAAACCGAGGGCGAGCACCCGTTCCGCAAGCACCTCTCCACCCTCCGGATCGGCGACGCGGTTCGCTCGGAACTTCGGGAGGTCACTCTCGAGGACATCACTGCGTTTGCCAACTCCACGGGCGATACGTTCTACGCCCACACCAACCAGGAGGCCGCAGAAGCCAACCCGTTCTTCCCTGGCATCGTTGCCCACGGCTACCTGCTCCTGAGCTGGGCAGCCGGCCTCTTCGTGGAGCCTGCGCCCGGTCCCGTCCTGGCCAACTACGGCCTCGAGAACCTGCGCTTCATCACCCCAGTAGCGGCGGGAGATTCGATCCGGGTCACGCTGACCGCAAAGAAGATCACCCCCCGTGAGACGGACGAGTACGGCGAAGTTGCTTGGGACGCTGTCCTGACCAACCAGAACGACGAAATCGTGGCCACCTACGACGTCCTCACCCTCGTGGAGAAGTAA
- a CDS encoding glycosyltransferase family 2 protein: protein MITLAERNGPAMNAGARVTIVTRTKNRPLFLARALDDIFAQTFQDFELVIVNDGGNPADVDRLTSQRADGERERITTLHHSESVGMEAASNAGIKAGSGEFIVIHDDDDFWAPNFLESTVAYLDEPAHGAESGVMVRTEIVIEELVGDRIEPIRRELFWAGMQQITLADMLKINRAVPISFLYRRSLHDAVGYYNEDLPVVGDWEFHLRTLSHSRVGFIDGEPLAFWSQRPESEGHDGNSIFAKAAEHARYDALVRDEHLRDGVAQGGLGGMLYLTRVLAEQEELIRAQERRLDEAGAKLDHVLERLDALNQTVIARTSVGEFLKKPLLLAKKLGGKG, encoded by the coding sequence TTGATCACACTTGCCGAACGGAACGGACCTGCCATGAATGCTGGTGCCCGCGTCACCATCGTGACCCGAACCAAGAACCGCCCGCTTTTCCTGGCCCGGGCCTTGGACGACATTTTCGCCCAGACGTTCCAGGACTTCGAGTTGGTGATTGTGAACGACGGCGGCAACCCGGCCGACGTCGATCGCCTCACGTCCCAGCGGGCCGACGGCGAGCGGGAGCGGATCACCACGCTCCACCATTCCGAGTCCGTGGGGATGGAAGCGGCGTCGAACGCGGGTATCAAAGCCGGATCCGGTGAGTTCATTGTGATCCATGATGACGATGACTTCTGGGCCCCGAACTTCCTGGAGAGCACCGTGGCTTACCTGGATGAGCCTGCGCATGGAGCCGAAAGCGGCGTCATGGTCCGGACCGAGATCGTCATCGAGGAACTGGTGGGGGACCGGATTGAGCCGATCCGCCGTGAGCTCTTCTGGGCGGGTATGCAGCAGATCACCCTTGCGGACATGCTGAAGATCAACCGGGCCGTTCCCATTTCCTTCCTGTACCGCCGGAGCCTGCACGATGCTGTGGGCTACTACAACGAGGACCTCCCCGTGGTGGGCGACTGGGAGTTCCACTTGCGCACCCTCAGCCACTCGCGCGTGGGGTTTATCGACGGCGAACCGCTCGCGTTTTGGTCTCAACGGCCGGAGTCCGAGGGACATGATGGCAACAGCATTTTCGCAAAGGCCGCCGAACATGCCCGCTACGATGCCTTGGTCCGCGATGAGCATCTTCGCGATGGCGTCGCCCAGGGAGGGCTTGGCGGGATGCTGTACCTGACCCGCGTCCTGGCTGAGCAGGAAGAGCTCATCCGCGCGCAGGAGCGTCGCCTCGACGAGGCAGGTGCCAAGCTGGACCATGTTCTGGAGCGGCTGGATGCCCTGAACCAGACGGTCATTGCCCGGACCAGTGTGGGGGAGTTCCTCAAGAAGCCGCTGTTGTTGGCGAAGAAGTTGGGCGGCAAGGGCTAA